A portion of the Bactrocera neohumeralis isolate Rockhampton chromosome 2, APGP_CSIRO_Bneo_wtdbg2-racon-allhic-juicebox.fasta_v2, whole genome shotgun sequence genome contains these proteins:
- the LOC126750972 gene encoding fibrinogen-binding protein-like, with amino-acid sequence MDLAHSVCQFCKKVEFKYTCPKCSALYCSKSCFRKPVHKKCTSSFYNIFRQSSSYSKEERNEIMMRYMILRKILEIQNGTMKEKTITESSNESEHSVWTGDIGNIGEDGFYSHIGDDSFDICEECNDDADDSNSNNLNEVGDNFEFDDDNNNDDNGDDDGEIDEDEYDDDDDDDDDDDDDDTEDDDDDDTEDDNDGDDDDDDDDVDDEDDEDDSDDSNYESGISSDNDYDDVHDGSNNNGDKYSGNDGDDFNDDGDNKGNVDDDGDNYGDDDDDDDDDGDDGDDDGDDSDDDGDDDDNDSDNDGDGDDDDDDSNDDGDDVDIRDLGYFGDFNNLCNYIVSDDLLELTRQFCYSLRARILERRSKSLKAKFDYYNIPY; translated from the exons ATGGATCTAGCTCACTCAGTTTGTCAATT CTGTAAAAAGGTTGAATTCAAATATACTTGCCCAAAATGCAGTGCATTGTATTGTTCGAAGAGCTGCTTTAGGAAGCCAGTACACAAGAAATGTACCAGTTCATTTTACAATATCTTTCGCCAATCTTCATCATATAGTAAAGAGGAGCGTAATGAAATAATGATGAGATATatgattttgagaaaaatactTGAGATACAGAATGGAACCATGAAGGAAAAAACAATAACTGAGAGTAGTAACGAAAGTGAACATAGTGTCTGGACTGGGGATATTGGTAATATTGGTGAAGATGGTTTCTATTCTCATATTGGTGATGATTCTTTTGATATTTGTGAAGAATGTAATGATGATGCTGATGATTCTAACagtaataatttaaatgaagttgGCGATAACTTTGAATTTGATgatgataataataatgatgataatggtgatgatgatggtgaAATTGATGAAGATGaatatgatgatgatgatgatgatgacgatgatgatgatgatgatgatactgaagatgatgatgatgatgatactGAAGATGATAATGATGgtgatgacgatgatgatgatgatgatgttgatGATGAGGACGACGAAGATGATTCCGATGATTCTAATTATGAGAGTGGGATTTCTAGTGATAACGATTATGATGACGTTCATGATGGTTCTAATAATAATGGTGATAAATATAGTGGTAACGATGGTGACGACTTTAATGATGATGGTGATAATAAGGGCAatgttgatgatgatggtgaTAACTACGgcgatgacgatgatgatgatgatgatgatggtgatgacggtgatgatgatggtgatgacagtgatgatgatggtgatgaCGATGACAATGATAGTGATAACGACGGCGAtggcgatgatgatgatgacgataGTAATGATGATGGTGATGACGTTGATATTCGTGATTTAGGTTACTTTggtgattttaataatttatgtaattatattgTTAGCGATGATCTACTTGAACTTACAAGACAATTTTGCTATTCGCTGAGAGCGCGGATATTAGAAAGACGATCGAAATCATTAAAAGCAAAGTTCGATTATTACAACATACCCTACTGA
- the LOC126750970 gene encoding zinc finger HIT domain-containing protein 2, producing the protein MDSPHAVCQFCEKVAFKYTCPKCNALYCSITCYKTPEHLKCTEAFYKSCIQEELSSDNRNDVKKIYEILKSLHETDAGIEHDFNAEKTESDLDEDDISDDGDNDGSDDYDEEDLEDIATRMQNVDINDADEVWEHLSMSERAEFKKLIENNKIMDLVPEHKPWWSLKKTKIMEMNNTNNDTLVPEIEKNIPKFSSIFSKAPSPCLHYNLWNILCSYAAMVRHFNGEHSTTPIEAVAHLVNLSLTLKFGTNFESVDNALTTVEIEALNTKDVGLGMSENFEPTYSMALCSLLKHDAESLMSSCHNKLAALSDIYHLIKKATNHLKISDSKKDGDFFKLFAVCNGSVMLDRKKLLHLTKKIQFLLSYVNIDNEELFEKNNKK; encoded by the exons ATGGATTCACCTCATGCAGTTTGTCAATT CTGCGAAAAGGttgcatttaaatatacatGTCCAAAATGCAATGCGCTGTATTGTTCTATCACTTGCTATAAGACTCCAGAACACTTGAAATGTACAGAAGCATTTTATAAATCCTGTATACAAGAAGAATTATCATCGGATAATCGTAATGacgtgaagaaaatatatgaaatattaaaaagccTACACGAGACAGACGCTGGAATAGAGCATGATTTTAACGCAGAAAAAACAGAAAGTGATTTGGATGAGGATGATATTTCTGATGATGGTGATAACGATGGCAGTGATGATTACGATGAGGAAGATCTTGAAGATATTGCTACACGTATGCAAAATGTTGATATAAATGATGCGGACGAGGTCTGGGAACATTTGTCAATGAGTGAGCGTGCTGAATTCAAAAAGTTAATTGAGAACAACAAAATAATGGATTTAGTGCCAGAGCATAAACCGTGGTGGtctttaaagaaaacaaaaataatggaGATGAATAACACCAATAATGATACTCTTGtacctgaaattgaaaaaaatataccaaaattttcaagtatttttagTAAAGCGCCATCACCGTGTTTGCATTATAATTTATGGAATATATTGTGCTCATATGCAGCGATGGTGCGTCACTTCAATGGTGAACACTCTACAACCCCAATTGAAGCTGTTGCACATTTGgtaaatttaagtttaactttaaaatttggaaCGAATTTTGAGAGTGTTGACAATGCTCTAACAACTGTAGAAATTGAAGCGCTTAATACGAAAGATGTTGGCCTAGGCATGTCAGAAAATTTCGAACCAACTTATTCGATGGCATTATGCTCTCTATTAAAACATGATGCTGAATCCTTAATGTCGTCCTGTCATAACAAACTAGCAGCACTTAGCGACATTTACCATTTAATAAAGAAGGCCacaaatcatttaaaaataagtgattCTAAAAAAGACggtgattttttcaaattattcgcCGTATGTAACGGAAGTGTTATGCTggatcgaaaaaaattattacatttaacaaaaaaaatccagtttttATTATCATACGTTAATATTGACAATGAAGAACTATTTgaaaagaacaataaaaaatga
- the LOC126750966 gene encoding adenylosuccinate synthetase has protein sequence MTESSSSVVNGSNYETLHQGRLNMYKSKVGVVLGAQWGDEGKGKVVDMLALEVDIVCRCQGGNNAGHTVVANGTEFDFHLLPSGIVNEKCISVIGNGVVIHLPSLFEELSKNEAKGLQKLEHRLIISDRAHLVFDFHQLVDGMQEAEKGGKSLGTTKKGIGPAYSSKATRNGIRVGELLGDFNIFTDKFKSIVATHLRLFPSINIDVEAELARYKEYAEKIRPYVKDTICFLHTALRQGKKILVEGANAAMLDIDFGTYPYVTSSNCSIGGVLTGLGLPPQTIGDVIGVVKAYTTRVGDGPFPTEQINEIGELLQTKGAEIGVTTKRKRRCGWLDIPLLKYTSLVNGYTSICLTKLDILDTLPEIKVAVAYKRANGETLDHFPGTIAELGEIVVEYATLPGWQESTEHIRNFKELPENAQKYVRFLESELSVPVQWVGVGKGRESIINIH, from the exons ATGACGGAGTCCAGTAGCAGTGTTGTGAACGGGAGTAACTATGAGACATTACATCAAGGACGTCTCAACATGTACAAATCCAAGGTTGGAGTTGTGCTAGGAGCTCAATGGGGCGATGAAGGCAAGGGCAAAGTTGTCGATATGCTAGCGCTGGAAGTGGACATTGTTTGCAGGTGTCAG GGCGGAAATAATGCTGGACACACCGTTGTAGCTAATGGCACtgaatttgattttcatttgcTGCCTAGTGGAATTGTAAATGAGAAGTGTATATCTGTGATTG GCAACGGTGTTGTCATCCACTTACCATCACTCTTCGAAGAATTATCTAAAAATGAGGCAAAGGGTTTGCAAAAGCTCGAACATCGCTTGATTATTTCGGATCGCGCGCATTTGGTTTTTGACTTCCATCAATTGGTGGATGGTATGCAGGAGGCCGAAAAGGGTGGCAAATCGCTCGGTACCACCAAGAAAGGTATTGGTCCGGCTTACTCCAGCAAGGCTACACGTAATGGCATTCGCGTAGGCGAATTGTTGGGTGATTTCAATATCTTCACTGATAA GTTTAAATCGATTGTTGCAACACATTTGCGTCTTTTCCCTTCTATTAATATCGACGTTGAAGCTGAGTTAGCGCGATACAAGGAGTATGCGGAAAAGATTCGGCCCTATGTAAAAGACACCATTTGTTTCCTTCACACTGCATTGCGCCAAGGCAAGAAGATACTGGTAGAGGGTGCCAATGCCGCTATGTTGGATATTGATTTTGGCACTTATCCATACGTAACGAGCAGCAATTGCAGTATAGGTGGCGTACTTACTGGTCTGGGTCTACCACCTCAGACTATTGGTGATGTTATTGGAGTCGTTAAAGCATATACCACTCGTGTAGGCGATGGTCCGTTCCCCACCGAACAAATTAAT gaAATTGGTGAGCTGCTCCAGACAAAGGGTGCCGAAATTGGTGTTACAACAAAACGAAAACGTCGCTGTGGTTGGTTAGATATTCCGTTACTTAAATATACCTCACTTGTAAACGGTTATACAAGCATTTGTTTAACGAAACTTGATATACTTGATACTTTACCAGAGATCAAGGTGGCTGTTGC ttacaaACGCGCTAATGGGGAAACTTTGGATCATTTCCCCGGCACAATTGCCGAATTGGGCGAAATTGTTGTTGAATACGCAACACTGCCCGGGTGGCAAGAGAGCACTGAACATATACGCAACTTTAAGGAGTTGCCTGAAAATGCACAAAAGTATGTACGTTTCCTAGAAAGTGAGCTGAGTGTACCAGTACAATGGGTTGGAGTTGGCAAAGGTCGTGAGTCTATAATTAACATCCACTAA
- the LOC126751003 gene encoding 40S ribosomal protein S20, which yields MSAVPKDIEKPQGADSASVHRIRITLTSRNVRSLENVCRDLINSAKNQNLRVKGPVRMPTKTLRITTRKTPCGEGSKTWDRFQMRIHKRIIDLHSPSEIVKKITSINIEAGVEVEVTIAN from the exons atg TCTGCCGTACCTAAGGATATCGAAAAGCCCCAAGGCGCTGATTCTGCATCAGTTCACCGCATTCGTATCACTTTAACTTCTAGGAACGTACGTTCTTTGGAGAATGTGTGCCGTGATTTAATCAATAGTGCCAAGAACCAGAATCTGCGTGTCAAG ggTCCAGTACGCATGCCAACCAAGACTCTACGCATCACCACACGTAAAACACCTTGTGGTGAAGGTTCCAAAACTTGGGATCGCTTCCAg ATGAGAATCCATAAGCGTATCATCGATTTGCATTCACCATCTGAGATTGTAAAGAAGATCACCTCAATCAACATTGAAGCTGGCGTAGAAGTTGAGGTTACAATTGCCAACTAA
- the LOC126751002 gene encoding calmodulin-like protein 4: MARYFKEQDIDEFRECFYLFARSGQITSLDELTVIMRSLGLSPTIQELIAYLKKKGGKMSFADFLEIMHQHSKVEKIPDEVIAAFKAADPQNTGTISARQLRNLLQNWGEGLSVREVDNIFREANVNNNSMVRYADFIKIACAPVPDYY; this comes from the exons atg GCTCGTTATTTCAAGGAACAGGATATTGATG AATTCCGTGAATGTTTTTACCTATTTGCCCGATCGGGACAGATAACTTCCCTCGATGAATTGACAGTAATTATGCGATCCCTTGGTTTATCTCCAACCATCCAAGAACTgattgcatatttaaaaaagaaaggaGGAAAAATGAGCTTTGCAGACTTTTTAGAAATTATGCATCAACATTCCAAAGTCGAAAAAATTCCTGACGAAGTCATTGCTGCATTCAAAGCGGCCGATCCGCAAAATACAGGAACTATATCTGCAAGGCAACTAAGAAATCTATTGCAAAATTGGGGAGAGGGCTTGTCAGTCCGTGAG GTTGATAATATTTTCCGTGAAGCAAATGTGAACAACAACAGTATGGTCCGATATGCCGATTTCATAAAAATCGCTTGCGCTCCAGTTCCAGACTACtattaa
- the LOC126750979 gene encoding putative uncharacterized protein DDB_G0274435 isoform X2, translating into MRPEIKSFHRKQLPAFPLMLLSLMLFGFTSAQRVAPGVPPQHYQQVPVQHNQQPQYQQQQQQQIHHAPNVNPQHYQQQVQYQQVPVQQQQQQQYQQQQQPQFQQQQPPQQQQQFQQQPPQPVQQQAPHAPHQAHHGQQQVLNAANIQDERAHIQEHMQVPIDTSKMSEAELQFHYFKMHDSDNNNKLDGCELIKSLIHWHVQGAHGKADEHHGTEEEEKGKIYSDEQLMDIVDYVLKQMDLNNDGYVDYAEYRKSEDAQTSDDQKKP; encoded by the exons ATGCGTCCTGAAATCAAGTCTTTCCACCGAAAACAGTTACCAGCTTTTCCGCTGATGCTGTTATCGTTAATGTTATTTGGATTCACATCCGCTCAACGGGTTGCTCCAGGAGTTCCTCCACAACACTAT CAACAAGTTCCGGTGCAGCATAATCAGCAGCcacaatatcaacaacaacaacagcaacaaatacatCATGCGCCAAATGTCAATCCTCAGCATTAT CAACAGCAAGTGCAATATCAGCAGGTGCccgtgcaacagcaacaacaacagcagtatcaacaacaacaacagccgcaatttcaacaacagcaaccacctcaacaacaacaacaattccaaCAACAGCCTCCACAACCGGTACAACAACAAGCGCCACATGCACCTCATCAAGCTCATCATGGTCAACAGCAAGTGTTGAATGCAGCCAACATACAAGATGAGAGAGC tcaCATTCAGGAACACATGCAGGTTCCGATTGATACGAGCAAAATGTCTGAGGCAGAGCTGCAATTCCATTACTTCAAAATGCATGATtctgataacaacaacaaattggaCGGTTGTGAGCTCATAAAATCACTTATTCACTGGCATG TTCAAGGCGCGCACGGCAAAGCGGATGAGCATCATGGGACTGAGGAAGAGGAAAAAGGCAAAATTTACTCCGATGAACAATTGATGGACATAGTTGATTATGTGCTAAAGCAAATGGATTTGAATAACGATGGCTATGTCGATTATGCAGAGTACCGAAAGAGTGAGGATGCTCAAACTAGCGATGATCAAAAGAAGCCATAa
- the LOC126750979 gene encoding probable serine/threonine-protein kinase irlF isoform X1 translates to MRPEIKSFHRKQLPAFPLMLLSLMLFGFTSAQRVAPGVPPQHYQQVPVQHNQQPQYQQQQQQQIHHAPNVNPQHYQQQVQYQQVPVQQQQQQQYQQQQQPQFQQQQPPQQQQQFQQQPPQPVQQQAPHAPHQAHHGQQQVLNAANIQDERAHIQEHMQVPIDTSKMSEAELQFHYFKMHDSDNNNKLDGCELIKSLIHWHEQGSKEQPHNEQTPHVEEKIFSDEELVALIDPILQMDDTSRDGYIDYPEFIKAQQKAVAASQQKQQQQQQQQQQQPQSGK, encoded by the exons ATGCGTCCTGAAATCAAGTCTTTCCACCGAAAACAGTTACCAGCTTTTCCGCTGATGCTGTTATCGTTAATGTTATTTGGATTCACATCCGCTCAACGGGTTGCTCCAGGAGTTCCTCCACAACACTAT CAACAAGTTCCGGTGCAGCATAATCAGCAGCcacaatatcaacaacaacaacagcaacaaatacatCATGCGCCAAATGTCAATCCTCAGCATTAT CAACAGCAAGTGCAATATCAGCAGGTGCccgtgcaacagcaacaacaacagcagtatcaacaacaacaacagccgcaatttcaacaacagcaaccacctcaacaacaacaacaattccaaCAACAGCCTCCACAACCGGTACAACAACAAGCGCCACATGCACCTCATCAAGCTCATCATGGTCAACAGCAAGTGTTGAATGCAGCCAACATACAAGATGAGAGAGC tcaCATTCAGGAACACATGCAGGTTCCGATTGATACGAGCAAAATGTCTGAGGCAGAGCTGCAATTCCATTACTTCAAAATGCATGATtctgataacaacaacaaattggaCGGTTGTGAGCTCATAAAATCACTTATTCACTGGCATG AGCAAGGAAGCAAAGAGCAACCGCACAACGAACAGACGCCACATGTGGAAGAAAAGATCTTCTCTGATGAAGAGCTAGTGGCATTGATCGATCCCATTCTTCAAATGGATGATACGTCACGCGACGGCTATATTGACTATCCAGAATTTATAAAGGCACAACAAAAGGCTGTGGCAGcatcacaacaaaaacaacaacaacagcagcagcaacaacagcaacagccacAAAGTGGAAAATAA
- the LOC126751001 gene encoding uncharacterized protein LOC126751001: protein MERKLLYAFRGWIAFVAFMDLGTAFRSYIERRSFLGDHTDTQFIEGDYTISRIIGMYCLLKAIALVHCTLYIHYRPVVSMGGCSLALTMVLYASEALYFRSSTLNFYVIFPCVLNSITLIGLIYIPRRLRLWEPSSDMDDENSQLLKQMTGFKRRRTKKQI from the exons ATGGAGCGCAAATTGCTATACGCCTTTCGGGGCTGGATAGCATTTGTTGCTTTTATGGATTTGGGAACGGCATTTCGTAGTTATATAGAGAGGCGGAGCTTTCTTGGGGATCATACGGATACTCAATTTATCGAAG GCGATTACACAATATCCCGCATAATTGGCATGTATTGTTTGCTCAAAGCGATTGCTTTAGTTCATTGCACGCTCTACATTCACTACAGACC aGTCGTTAGCATGGGTGGCTGCTCATTGGCTTTAACCATGGTTCTTTATGCTTCCGAAGCTTTATACTTTCGTTCGAGTACATTGAACTTTTATGTGATCTTCCCCTGCGTTCTAAATT CCATTACTTTAATTGGACTCATTTATATACCTAGGCGTTTACGCTTGTGGGAGCCCAGCTCAGATATGGACGATGAAAACTCGCAATTACTAAAGCAAATGACTGGTTTCAAACGACGCCGCacgaaaaaacaaatataa